A stretch of Lysobacter sp. K5869 DNA encodes these proteins:
- the secB gene encoding protein-export chaperone SecB, with the protein MSEENVNGAVASAEAATGPAFTVEKIYVKDVSFEVPGAPAVFAETQQPQLQLNLSQNVQRVGDNAFEVVLGVTLTCTAGDKPMYLAEVKQAGVFGLIGFDGQTLDAMLGTHCPNVLYPYARQLISDLIQAGGFPPFFLQPINFDALYAEGLRQRAGQGESLADAETAGNA; encoded by the coding sequence ATGTCCGAAGAAAACGTCAACGGCGCTGTCGCGTCGGCCGAAGCCGCAACCGGTCCCGCGTTCACCGTCGAAAAGATCTACGTCAAGGACGTCTCCTTCGAGGTCCCCGGCGCGCCGGCCGTGTTCGCCGAAACCCAGCAGCCGCAGCTGCAGCTGAACCTGTCGCAGAACGTCCAGCGCGTCGGCGACAACGCCTTCGAGGTCGTGCTCGGCGTGACCCTGACCTGCACCGCCGGCGACAAGCCGATGTACCTGGCCGAAGTGAAGCAGGCCGGCGTGTTCGGCCTGATCGGCTTCGACGGCCAGACCCTGGACGCGATGCTCGGCACCCACTGCCCGAACGTGCTCTACCCCTACGCGCGCCAGCTCATCAGCGACCTGATCCAGGCCGGCGGCTTCCCGCCGTTCTTCCTGCAGCCGATCAACTTCGACGCGCTCTACGCCGAAGGCCTGCGTCAGCGCGCCGGCCAGGGCGAGAGCCTCGCCGACGCGGAAACCGCCGGCAACGCCTGA
- a CDS encoding NAD(P)H-dependent glycerol-3-phosphate dehydrogenase: MTSQTTTSKPRVAVLGAGSWGTALAALIARHGHPTVLWGRNGDIAAAIDTRHENPRYLPGIALPDALRATTDLPAALAEADLVLVVTPSHAFAETLRELAPHRPAHAGVAWATKGFEPGSGRFLHEVAEEVLGAGVPLAVVTGPSFAKEVAQGLPTALTVHSDDEAFAQSVADALHGPAFRAYTGDDMLGAELGGAMKNVLAVATGVADGMQLGLNARAGLITRGLNEMLRLNQAIGGQPETLMGLAGLGDLVLTCTGDLSRNRRLGLALGRGQSIEDAVREIGQVVESVQTADEVMRQAERHGIELPISSAVREVLHGRITPSDGLRQLLAREQKPEYPTDLFG, encoded by the coding sequence ATGACTTCGCAGACCACGACTTCCAAGCCGCGCGTGGCGGTGCTCGGTGCCGGTTCCTGGGGCACCGCGCTGGCCGCGCTGATCGCACGGCACGGTCATCCGACCGTGCTGTGGGGCCGTAACGGCGACATCGCCGCGGCCATCGACACCCGCCACGAAAATCCGCGCTACCTGCCGGGCATCGCCCTGCCGGACGCGCTGCGCGCCACCACCGACCTGCCGGCCGCGCTCGCCGAGGCCGATCTGGTCCTGGTGGTGACGCCCTCGCACGCCTTCGCCGAAACCCTGCGCGAGCTCGCTCCGCACCGGCCCGCGCACGCCGGCGTGGCTTGGGCGACCAAGGGCTTCGAGCCCGGCAGCGGCCGCTTCCTGCACGAAGTCGCCGAAGAGGTGTTGGGCGCCGGCGTGCCGCTGGCGGTCGTCACCGGCCCCTCGTTCGCCAAGGAAGTCGCGCAGGGCCTGCCGACCGCGCTGACCGTGCACTCCGACGACGAGGCCTTCGCCCAGTCGGTGGCCGACGCGCTGCACGGCCCGGCGTTCCGCGCCTACACCGGCGACGACATGCTCGGCGCCGAACTCGGCGGCGCGATGAAGAACGTGCTCGCGGTGGCCACCGGCGTGGCCGACGGCATGCAGCTGGGCCTCAACGCCCGCGCCGGCCTGATCACCCGCGGCCTCAACGAAATGCTGCGCCTCAATCAGGCCATCGGCGGCCAGCCGGAGACCTTGATGGGCCTCGCCGGCCTCGGCGATCTGGTGCTGACCTGCACCGGCGACCTCTCGCGCAACCGCCGCCTGGGCCTGGCCCTGGGCCGCGGCCAGTCGATCGAGGACGCGGTGCGCGAAATCGGCCAAGTGGTGGAATCGGTGCAGACCGCCGACGAAGTCATGCGCCAGGCCGAACGCCACGGCATCGAACTGCCGATCTCCAGCGCCGTGCGCGAAGTGCTGCACGGCCGCATCACTCCGTCCGACGGCCTGCGCCAATTGCTCGCGCGCGAGCAGAAGCCCGAATACCCGACCGATCTGTTCGGTTGA
- a CDS encoding rhodanese-like domain-containing protein — protein sequence MSFDELLAFAGRHLYLSLGLVGLTVALIYTETARLFRGYKALRPAELTQLINRDNALVIDLSAIGEYEKGHIPGSRSVQPSQFDPESKLLAGAKQLPVVAVCRNGQASADAAKRLKKAGFEQVYWLDGGIAAWQQAELPLVKGRN from the coding sequence GTGAGTTTCGACGAATTGCTGGCGTTCGCCGGCCGCCACCTGTACCTGTCGCTGGGCCTGGTCGGCTTGACCGTGGCGCTGATCTACACCGAAACCGCGCGCCTGTTCCGCGGCTACAAGGCGCTGCGCCCGGCCGAGCTGACCCAGCTCATCAACCGCGACAACGCCCTGGTCATCGACCTGTCGGCGATCGGCGAATACGAAAAGGGCCACATCCCGGGCAGTCGCTCGGTCCAGCCCAGCCAGTTCGACCCGGAAAGCAAGCTGCTGGCCGGCGCCAAGCAACTGCCGGTGGTCGCGGTGTGCCGCAACGGTCAGGCCTCGGCCGACGCCGCCAAGCGCCTGAAGAAGGCCGGTTTCGAGCAGGTCTATTGGCTCGACGGCGGCATCGCCGCGTGGCAGCAGGCCGAACTGCCGCTGGTCAAGGGCCGCAACTGA
- a CDS encoding diffusible signal factor-reguated Ax21 faimly protein — MKRALLALTLAAALPFTASAAEGVSYNYVEAGYAKIDAKNKFADSDGWTIAGSYAFHPNFHVFGSYSKQETDSHTYNLGNGSSLRIRSTDLDRWNVGVGYNHELSSRVDLVTRIAYEQNKYDFGNVIGGSDKFKGGFVEAGVRGSLAPNWEGYAFAGYQDFDNTRNYGDLADKYDSKFYARLGTQVKFNKNWGITADAKFLDGGEKEFFIGPRFSF, encoded by the coding sequence ATGAAGCGTGCATTGCTTGCCCTGACCCTCGCCGCTGCGCTGCCGTTTACCGCTTCGGCCGCAGAAGGCGTCTCCTACAACTACGTCGAAGCCGGCTACGCCAAGATCGACGCCAAGAACAAGTTCGCCGATTCCGATGGCTGGACCATCGCCGGTTCGTACGCGTTCCACCCGAACTTCCACGTCTTCGGCAGCTACAGCAAGCAGGAGACCGATTCGCACACCTACAACCTCGGCAACGGCAGCTCGCTGCGCATCCGCAGCACCGACCTCGACCGTTGGAACGTCGGCGTGGGCTACAACCACGAGCTGAGCAGCCGCGTCGACCTGGTCACCCGCATCGCCTACGAGCAGAACAAGTACGACTTCGGCAACGTCATCGGCGGTTCGGACAAGTTCAAGGGCGGCTTCGTCGAAGCCGGCGTGCGCGGTTCGCTGGCGCCGAACTGGGAGGGCTACGCCTTCGCCGGTTACCAGGACTTCGACAACACCCGCAACTACGGCGATCTGGCCGACAAGTACGACAGCAAGTTCTACGCCCGTCTGGGCACCCAGGTGAAGTTCAACAAGAACTGGGGCATCACCGCCGACGCCAAGTTCCTCGACGGCGGCGAAAAGGAATTCTTCATCGGTCCGCGCTTCAGCTTCTAA